One genomic region from Mytilus trossulus isolate FHL-02 chromosome 9, PNRI_Mtr1.1.1.hap1, whole genome shotgun sequence encodes:
- the LOC134684846 gene encoding E3 ubiquitin-protein ligase TRIM71-like: MATSSSMCAVCDLRHQSSASTHWCTECEESLCSDCKEHHNVLKATRNHKTIPISDYQPLPTVVTENQQFCVYHNEKYQLYCVIDREPICYKCTKEHGKCGEVIPLEEVVDGFKTSEDFIDLELSLIDMLNNVKKLREAKLSNITSIKHQTKEIKEQHCKLQTQVIQHLKQINEKFEEELENRELLCCDSIRSYISSLQDKEREINLINTEIQTMKKYASDLQTFLSMRDLQAKVTDRENDLQSMIENTSNDILNIESVTDVAVNDFLNVSTFCSLSVKKNPSANFDMYRRKDRQAQILVQKDVKSTTNIKCELNRKLHTACKFPLGCCVTTKGEFVFTNYDKEEEDTLTVLTTNGEVSFQINFSKSYRSFDVVCVDDTTVAVSSGFSDEKPGICFLNLISRKLIKFIALPDSPYGITYDGKSLICGVINKDIHVISCADYSITTIPNTALCGLSYISCFDDKIFLTNPDQHIVTCYLYTGEKVWEFRDETILRDPWGITTDNKGNIVVAGYSSRNVVVISNDGKQCEQLLSFLDVNNILNTPEAIFFDNARKQLLVTKADQEAIIYNISYI, translated from the coding sequence ATGGCTACATCTTCATCGATGTGCGCTGTATGCGATCTTCGACATCAAAGTTCAGCGTCAACCCACTGGTGTACTGAGTGTGAAGAATCACTTTGTTCTGACTGTAAGGAACATCATAATGTTTTGAAGGCAACTCGAAATCACAAAACGATTCCTATCTCAGATTACCAACCTTTACCAACTGTTGTTACCGAGAACCAGCAGTTTTGTGTTTATCACAACGAGAAATACCAATTATACTGTGTCATAGATCGTGAGCCGATATGTTATAAATGTACAAAAGAGCATGGGAAATGCGGGGAAGTTATTCCACTTGAAGAAGTTGTCGATGGTTTTAAGACTTCAGAAGACTTTATAGACTTAGAACTAAGCCTGATCGATAtgttaaacaatgttaaaaaactTCGGGAAGCAAAACTGTCCAATATCACAAGTATCAAACATCAAACGAAGGAAATAAAAGAACAACATTGCAAATTACAAACTCAAGTTATTCAGCATCTCAAACAAATTAACGAAAAGTTTGAGGAAGAACTCGAAAATCGTGAACTGCTTTGTTGCGACAGTATTCGTTCATATATCTCCTCTCTACAAGATAaagaaagggagataaatctGATAAATACGGAAATCCAAACCATGAAGAAATACGCATCAGATCTACAAACCTTCCTTAGTATGAGAGATCTTCAGGCGAAGGTCACTGACAGGGAAAATGATCTCCAGTCTATGATTGAGAATACGAGTAATGATATACTTAACATAGAAAGCGTAACAGACGTTGCGGtaaatgattttttgaatgtgagtacattttgttctttaagCGTTAAGAAAAATCCGTCAGCTAACTTCGACATGTACAGAAGGAAAGACAGACAAGCCCAGATATTGGTTCAGAAAGATGTGAAGTCAACAACTAACATAAAATGTGAGCTCAACCGAAAATTACATACCGCTTGTAAATTTCCACTAGGGTGTTGTGTCACAACCAAAGGTGAATTTGTCTTCACAAATTACGATAAAGAAGAAGAGGATACACTTACAGTTCTTACAACTAACGGTGAAGTCAGCTTTcaaatcaatttttcaaaatcttatcgCTCGTTTGATGTAGTATGCGTAGATGATACTACCGTTGCTGTCTCTTCTGGATTTTCAGATGAAAAGCCCGGCATTTGTTTTCTCAATCTTATTTCACGAAAATTAATTAAGTTTATTGCCTTGCCTGATTCACCGTATGGCATAACATATGATGGTAAATCCTTGATCTGTGGTGTCATTAACAaagatatacatgttatatcatgTGCAGACTACAGTATTACTACTATCCCAAATACTGCCTTGTGTGGGCTGTCCTATATTTCATGCTTCGATGACAAGATTTTTCTCACCAATCCAGACCAGCATATAGTTACCTGCTATTTATATACTGGCGAAAAAGTTTGGGAATTCAGGGATGAAACAATTCTAAGAGATCCATGGGGAATTACTACAGATAACAAGGGGAATATTGTTGTTGCTGGGTATAGTTCGCGTAATGTGGTTGTAATATCTAATGATGGAAAACAATGCGAACAGTTACTGTCCTTTTTGGATGTTAACAATATTCTTAATACTCCAGAGGCTATTTTCTTCGACAATGCAAGGAAGCAACTGCTTGTGACAAAAGCCGACCAGGAGGCtattatttataacatttcttATATTTAA
- the LOC134683227 gene encoding uncharacterized protein LOC134683227, with protein sequence MASCTSVCAVCDLRHQTSTSTHWCNQCEEPLCSGCREHHNVSKATGNHQTISISDYQLLPDVVTDIRQDCVYHNEMFQLYCIKHESPICNKCAKEHGTCGEIVSLDDRVRDIKTSESFIDLEQNIEELLTYINLIRKDRESNMESITDQKTKIAAQVCHLKQQVIQHVNKLEEDFINELSQIEFNCCETVQSIVSSLQDQAKRINQMKSELKKTKKYSSDLQAFLCMREIQSKTTDYEKHLQSSIKMKNHNKINIKSAINAKIQDILMIETFCSIVVKKSNSTEINLNRRKERQAQLLIPKEVVLINNIKLVFKRKIDQTCMYPTGCCVTKKGEFLFTDFKDTNGRVKVVNADSGVEYTIPLKEPYRALSLVSLDDTTVAVSSRHSSKKPGISIVDLIKKKVTKFIDLPGDPYGITYDGNSLICCIADKDLHVVSCSDYSITTISNTVSSPLSYVSTHADKIFFTHPDKQKVMCCSYSGATVWEFEETRVLDGPQGITIDNKGNVFVVGDNTCNVVVISPDGKHCKQILTKDDGINRPTTLFFDEARKQLLVANGTNFAHVYDIYYG encoded by the coding sequence ATGGCTTCTTGTACATCAGTGTGCGCAGTATGCGATCTTCGACATCAAACTTCGACGTCCACTCACTGGTGTAATCAGTGCGAGGAACCATTATGTTCTGGCTGTAGAGAACATCATAATGTTTCAAAGGCAACAGGGAATCACCAAACTATTTCTATTTCTGATTACCAACTTTTACCAGATGTTGTAACCGACATCAGGCAGGATTGTGTTTATCACAATGAGATGTTTCAACTTTACTGTATTAAGCACGAGAGTCCAATATGCAACAAATGTGCAAAGGAGCATGGTACCTGTGGGGAAATAGTGTCACTTGATGATAGAGTAAGAGACATCAAAACTTCAGAGTCCTTTATTGACCTGGAGCAGAACATTGAAGAGCTATTAACTTATATCAATCTAATCCGTAAAGACAGAGAATCTAATATGGAAAGTATAAcagatcaaaagacaaaaatagcTGCACAAGTTTGTCACTTAAAACAACAGGTCATCCAGCATGTAAATAAACTggaagaagatttcataaacgAACTTAGCCAAATTGAATTTAATTGCTGCGAAACTGTTCAGTCGATTGTGTCTTCACTTCAAGATCAAGCAAAGagaataaatcaaatgaaatcagAACTGAAGAAAACGAAGAAATACTCATCAGATCTGCAAGCATTCCTATGTATGAGGGAAATTCAGTCGAAAACCACGGATTATGAAAAACATCTACAGTCCAGTATCAAAATGAAGAATCACAATAAGATCAACATAAAAAGTGCAATCAATGCAAAGATACAGGATATTCTgatgattgaaacattttgttCCATTGTAGTCAAGAAAAGTAATTCTACTGAAATAAACTTAAATAGAAGGAAAGAAAGACAAGCCCAATTGTTGATCCCAAAAGAAGTAGTATTAATCAACAATATAAAACTCGTTTTCAAACGAAAAATTGACCAAACCTGTATGTACCCTACTGGATGCTGCGTAACGAAAAAGGGTGAATTTCTGTTTACAGATTTCAAAGATACAAATGGACGAGTAAAGGTGGTTAATGCCGACAGTGGAGTTGAATATACCATCCCACTTAAAGAACCATACCGCGCGTTAAGTCTAGTGTCCTTAGATGATACTACAGTAGCTGTATCTTCTAGACATTCAAGTAAAAAGCCAGGTATCAGTATTGTTGATCTGATCAAGAAAAAAGTGACAAAGTTCATTGACTTACCAGGTGATCCTTACGGTATTACTTACGATGGCAattctttaatatgttgtatCGCAGATAAGGACCTTCATGTAGTATCTTGTTCAGACTACAGTATCACTACAATCTCAAACACAGTCTCATCGCCGTTATCATACGTCTCAACGCATGCTGACAAGATTTTCTTCACACATCCAGATAAACAAAAAGTAATGTGCTGTTCATACAGTGGAGCAACAGTTTGGGAGTTCGAAGAGACAAGAGTTTTAGATGGTCCCCAAGGAATAACCATAGACAACAAAGggaatgtttttgttgttggagACAACACATGTAATGTTGTCGTCATATCTCCTGACGGGAAACACTGCAAACAGATACTCACCAAGGACGATGGTATTAATAGACCAACAACACTTTTCTTTGACGAAGCCAGGAAGCAGCTGTTAGTAGCGAATGGAACCAACTTTGCACATGTTTATGACATTTATTACGGCTAA